The following are encoded together in the Daucus carota subsp. sativus chromosome 5, DH1 v3.0, whole genome shotgun sequence genome:
- the LOC108223324 gene encoding probable WRKY transcription factor 2, whose translation MGGYNDGPLAGEWMPPSPSPRSFFSSMLGDDVSFRSITDLSSDNRGGTLFSPPADNNVGANSDEKNDGRRSADEVQAINQNSPSEQKLSLRKGLSERMAARAGFSAPRLDTESIKPADLSQSSGMQSPYLTIPPGLSPTTLLDSPVFLSNSLVQPSPTTGKFPFASGGNGRSSIFMMEGTDKRKDDFFDNIYTSSFAFKPAAESSPSLFLGGGASSNVPHQSLPGMEISGQPDNSYLPQSVEPEKELSPPLNEQHDVDADQRGDTNVGNAPSEDGYNWRKYGQKQVKGSEYPRSYYKCTHQNCPVKKKVERSHEGHITEIIYKGAHNHPKPPPNRRSGIGSSNALSEMQLDMAEQNGSAVDVDPALTVMKKSGASYWRHDNFEVTSSAAMGPEYGNNPSTLQAAGGAQLESGDQVDRSTTFSNDEDDERGTHGSVSIDYDGEEDESESKRRKVEAYATEVSGATRAIREPRVVVQTTSEVDILDDGYRWRKYGQKVVKGNPNPRSYYKCTNAGCTVRKHVERASHDLKSVITTYEGKHNHDVPAARNSSHANSGVTNPVPSSAGASQSHAHRSEVAQLQNNMARFERPQSLGSFGLPGRQQMGPSHGFGFGMNQPSLANLGMAGLVPNESKMPAMPNHPFFGQPRPMNDMDFMLPKGEPKQEPMSEPSLNNSNGTSVYQQYMSRYSLGPQM comes from the exons ATGGGTGGATATAATGATGGTCCCTTGGCTGGAGAGTGGATGCCTCCAAGCCCTAGCCCGAGGTCTTTTTTCTCATCAATGTTGGGTGACGATGTTAGCTTCAGGTCAATTACTGATCTATCAAGTGATAATAGAGGCGGGACCTTGTTTTCGCCCCCCGCAGATAATAATGTGGGAGCAAATTCTGATGAGAAGAACGATGGACGACGCAGTGCAGATGAAGTTCAAGCCATTAATCAAAATTCACCCTCTGAACAAAAATTGAGCTTGCGAAAAGGTCTATCAGAAAGGATGGCTGCTAGGGCTGGTTTCAGTGCTCCAAGGTTAGATACCGAAAGCATTAAACCTGCTGATCTGTCACAGAGCTCTGGAATGCAGTCTCCTTACTTAACAATTCCTCCTGGCCTTAGCCCAACTACCCTGCTAGATTCCCCTGTTTTTCTCTCGAATTCACTG GTTCAGCCATCTCCAACAACTGGAAAATTTCCATTTGCTTCGGGTGGTAATGGTCGAAGCTCTATTTTTATGATGGAAGGAACTGATAAGCGCAAAGATGATTtctttgataatatatatacttcatctttcgCATTTAAGCCTGCTGCTGAATCTAGTCCTTCACTTTTTCTTGGTGGG GGAGCTTCATCCAATGTCCCTCATCAATCACTTCCCGGAATGGAGATTTCGGGTCAACCAGACAACTCCTATTTGCCTCAAAGTGTAGAACCTGAAAAAG AACTTTCTCCACCTCTAAATGAGCAGCATGATGTGGATGCTGATCAGAGGGGAGATACAAATGTGGGTAATGCTCCATCTGAGGACGGCTATAACTGGAGAAAATATGGACAGAAACAAGTGAAGGGAAGTGAATATCCTCGTAGTTACTACAAGTGCACACATCAAAACTGTCCAGTCAAGAAAAAGGTGGAGAGATCTCATGAAGGCCACATAACAGAGATAATCTACAAAGGGGCTCATAATCACCCCAAACCTCCACCCAATCGAAGGTCAGGCATTGGATCCTCAAATGCACTCAGCGAGATGCAACTTGATATGGCTGAACAAAATGgatctgctgttgatgttgatccAGCTTTGACAGTTATGAAAAAGTCAGGAGCCTCTTATTGGAGGCACGATAACTTTGAGGTCACATCATCAGCTGCAATGGGACCTGAGTATGGAAACAATCCTTCTACACTGCAGGCAGCAGGTGGTGCTCAATTGGAATCCGGTGATCAAGTAGACCGTTCTACTACCTTTTCAAATGATGAAGACGATGAACGTGGTACACATGGAAGTGTTTCAATAGATTATGACGGTGAAGAAGATGAGTCTGAATCAAAGAGAAG AAAAGTTGAAGCTTATGCGACTGAAGTGAGTGGTGCCACCAGAGCTATCAGAGAGCCTCGAGTTGTGGTGCAGACAACAAGTGAGGTGGACATACTTGATGATGGATATCGCTGGAGAAAGTATGGGCAGAAAGTAGTAAAAGGAAATCCGAATCCAAG GAGTTACTACAAGTGTACCAATGCTGGCTGTACAGTAAGGAAACATGTCGAGAGGGCTTCCCATGATCTCAAATCAGTAATAACCACATATGAAGGCAAACACAACCATGATGTTCCTGCTGCTCGTAACAGCAGTCATGCTAATTCTGGTGTTACCAACCCAGTGCCTTCATCTGCTGGTGCATCTCAATCCCATGCTCACAGATCTGAGGTAGCACAGCTTCAGAACAACATGGCACGATTTGAAAGGCCTCAGTCACTAGGCTCATTTGGTTTACCTGGAAGGCAGCAAATGGGACCTTCCCATGGCTTTGGTTTCGGAATGAACCAACCAAGCTTAGCCAATCTGGGAATGGCTGGATTGGTTCCTAATGAAAGTAAGATGCCTGCAATGCCTAATCATCCCTTCTTTGGACAGCCTCGGCCAATGAATGACATGGACTTTATGCTGCCGAAAGGAGAGCCAAAACAGGAGCCAATGTCGGAGCCTAGTCTAAACAATAGCAATGGTACATCCGTCTATCAACAGTATATGAGTAGGTATTCTCTTGGACCTCAGATGTAA
- the LOC108223517 gene encoding COP9 signalosome complex subunit 6a has translation MASSSSSNLTFKLHPLVIVNISDHFTRVRSQSLGPSTQSNGDTTSPPPRVFGCVIGVQRGRTVEIFNSFELLFDESTQSLDRAFLLKKQELYKKVFPNFYILGWYSTGSDAQESDMIIHKSLMDINESPVFVLLNPSINHAQKDLPVTIFESELHIIDAIPQLIFVRSSYSIETVEAERISVDHVAHLKPSDGGSAATQLAAHLTGIHSAIKMLNSRIRVLHHYLLAMEKGEMPCENSLLRQVSSLLRRLPAVESLKFQDDFLMDYNDTLLVSYLAMFTNCSSTMNELVDKFNTAYDRHSRRGGRSAFI, from the exons ATGGCTTCATCGTCAAGCAGCAATCTCACATTCAAGCTCCATCCCCTGGTTATCGTCAACATATCAGATCACTTCACTCGCGTCAGGTCCCAATCTCTCGGGCCTTCTACTCAATCCAACGGCGATACGACGTCGCCTCCGCCTAGGGTTTTTGGTTGTGTGATCGGTGTTCAGAGAGGCCGAACCGTTGAGATTTTCAACAGCTTCGAGCTTCTTTTCGATGAATCTACTCAGTCTCTCGATCGCGCCTTCCTTTTGAAGAAGCAAGAGCTCT ATAAGAAAGTGTTCCCTAACTTCTATATACTCGGATGGTATTCAACTGGGAGTGATGCGCAGGAATCAGATATGATTATTCACAAATCT TTGATGGATATTAATGAGAGCCCTGTATTCGTACTGTTGAATCCTTCAATCAACCATGCACAGAAAGATCTCCCTGTAACTATATTTGAAAGTG AGCTGCATATCATAGACGCAATTCCACAACTCATTTTCGTTCGTTCAAGCTACAGCATTGAG ACAGTAGAAGCAGAACGCATTTCGGTGGACCATGTTGCACATCTTAAACCTTCTGATGGTGGTTCAGCTGCTACTCAGT TGGCGGCCCACCTTACAGGCATACACAGCGCCATTAAGATGCTGAATAGCCGTATCAGagttcttcatcactatcttctTGCTATGGAAAAAG GTGAGATGCCTTGTGAGAATTCGTTGCTAAGACAAGTTTCTAGTCTCTTAAGGAGATTGCCGGCAGTTGAGTCGCTGAAATTTCAAGATGATTTCTTGATG GATTACAATGATACACTGTTGGTTAGTTACCTGGCCATGTTCACCAATTGCTCAAG TACTATGAATGAGCTGGTTGACAAATTCAACACTGCCTATGACCGACACAGTCGAAGGGGAGGAAGATCTGCATTTATATAG
- the LOC108223516 gene encoding F-box protein At-B has translation MNSSSSSSRKTIRRIESNGHMDSLPSSLLIHDILSTLDFETLCSVSCVSKPLRLAASQALSLFSSLDLSAFSPDAHLITQIFPRFTNLKTIALNCLRLDDIYVTNILGAHVEELKLLKCSSLSSHVLASIGTCCPNLRMLVLELADTDHPKIFSRNLAQLLRGCSHLESLSIKIRGVQDYADSFRSIELHLPQGVKFLRLRPILERNAISLIYKLGVAKYINHFIPVCPDSSVFNLQSLSLVLDVISDELIFAIANSLPFLLELDLEDRPMSQPRLPHDLTNNGLQSLSSCRRLISLSLIRSHRNRPVYFKNINDMGFFLLLEGCKNLESVRVGGLSIVSDAGFGSILQSCLNLKKFEVRNALQLSDLALAESLGGSCSLVELKLVSCSLLTSAFIEDINSSSTLEVLDLSGCRSVADACLSSVSFINTLNTLDLSGADVTDSGLAFLSKGNSPIARLCLRGCKRVTNEGISLLLNGRGQIRKTLSTLNIGGIRGISDEGIQTISTAALALSELSIRYCHSVTDASIEELVSESRYQNDGKLLRKLDLCHCIGLSAHSLETLKSPYFRALQWLGVGSTRLTEKGDAALAEICRGRPCLTLCQEGCEVGCDDGWQFHRSTRG, from the exons ATGaatagcagcagcagcagcagccgGAAAACAATAAGAAGAATCGAGAGCAACGGGCATATGGACAGTCTACCCAGTAGCTTACTGATCCATGATATTCTCTCCACACTCGATTTCGAAACCCTTTGCTCTGTTTCTTGCGTTTCCAAACCCCTCCGCCTCGCCGCTTCTCAGGCCctctctctcttctcctctCTCGATCTCTCC GCCTTTTCTCCTGATGCCCACTTGATTACACAGATTTTTCCGAGGTTTACGAATCTTAAAACTATTGCACTTAATTGTCTCCGGCTTGATGATATTTATGTCACGAATATACTTGGTGCCCATGTCGAGGAATTGAAGTTGCTCAAGTGCTCTTCACTTTCTTCTCATGTTCTTGCTTCTATTGGAACTTGTTGTCCTAATTTAAGGATGCTTGTGTTAGAATTGGCAGATACCGACCACCCTAAGATATTTAGCCGTAATCTTGCTCAGCTGCTTCGTGGTTGCTCACACTTAGAG TCATTAAGCATTAAGATCCGAGGAGTACAGGATTACGCGGATAGTTTCAGATCTATTGAACTCCACCTCCCTCAAGGTGTCAAATTTTTGAGGCTGCGACCAATTTTGGAGCGAAATGCTATCAGTTTAATATATAAACTCGGGGTGGCTAAATACATAAACCATTTTATACCTGTCTGTCCAGATTCCTCTGTATTCAACTTACAGTCCTTATCACTTGTCTTAGATGTTATCTCTGACGAGCTTATCTTTGCAATCGCAAACTCACTCCCTTTCCTACTTGAGTTGGACCTTGAAGACAGGCCAATGAGTCAACCAAGATTGCCCCATGACTTGACCAACAATGGGCTTCAGTCCTTGAGCTCATGCCGACGGTTGATTAGCCTCTCTTTAATACGAAGTCATCGAAACCGGCCCGTTTATTTCAAAAACATAAATGATATGGGTTTTTTCCTGCTTTTAGAGGGCTGTAAAAATTTAGAGTCAGTAAGAGTAGGTGGGCTATCTATAGTTAGTGATGCTGGTTTTGGTTCAATCCTGCAATCCTGCCTGAACCTAAAAAAGTTTGAGGTCCGTAATGCATTACAGTTATCAGATTTGGCATTGGCTGAAAGTCTTGGGGGATCATGTTCGCTTGTTGAGCTAAAATTGGTTTCATGTAGTCTTTTGACTAGTGCCTTTATAGAGGATATAAATTCTTCTAGTACATTGGAGGTACTTGACCTTAGTGGCTGTAGAAGTGTAGCTGATGCCTGTCTTTCATCTGTTTCATTTATTAATACTTTGAACACCCTAGATCTCTCTGGAGCAGATGTCACCGATAGTGGGTTGGCCTTTCTCAGTAAAGGTAATTCGCCTATTGCACGCTTGTGCCTTAGAGGCTGCAAGAGAGTAACCAACGAAGGTATCAGTCTGTTGCTAAATGGAAGAGGGCAGATTCGAAAGACACTGTCCACTTTGAACATAGGAGGCATTCGCGGGATATCAGATGAAGGCATCCAGACCATTTCTACTGCTGCTCTGGCCTTGTCAGAACTGTCTATAAGGTATTGCCATAGTGTGACAGATGCTTCAATTGAGGAATTGGTTTCTGAGAGTAGGTACCAAAATGATGGCAAATTACTTAGGAAACTTGATCTCTGTCACTGTATTGGTTTGTCCGCTCACTCATTGGAAACACTGAAGAGTCCTTACTTTCGCGCTCTACAGTGGCTTGGTGTTGGATCAACCCGCTTGACTGAGAAAGGAGACGCTGCATTGGCTGAAATTTGTAGGGGAAGGCCGTGTCTGACTCTGTGTCAGGAAGGCTGTGAGGTGGGATGTGATGATGGTTGGCAGTTTCATAGATCTACCAGAGGCTAA
- the LOC108221270 gene encoding uncharacterized protein LOC108221270: MIHLDDTNANVIGVCEEYENMQEIDTVNGRRHIVRFRMTDGRYSSVVAIWGDLAKAAQKEKDKAIETPVIAIMTCTKLKTFRNTVQINTVPSSRIYMNLDIDAVIAMRQRLIDEGYTPGEGNTATPANRTVHQIVETMSLNELSEKITEDYIKKNIFCVVKIVSVEETGWWCNSCGGCGSEVEKQDGKLFCTSCEHCIPVAEKRYRVVVLGEDSTEAYNFVLMDRAVKRKVGISATKMISDKLKNQTSTDFPEQIRTISSKELRLKLLINEDNVKVNSRLFFAVDAIDASAPISAICSVSGTYSTTSSIANSAAVKLSEENDTPSTSKSSSKRVKTEP; encoded by the exons ATGATTCATCTCGATGACACAAACGCAAATGTCATTGGAGTATGTGAGGAGTATGAGAATATGCAGGAGATCGACACAGTCAATGGACGTAGGCATATCGTCAGGTTCAGGATGACGGATGGAAG GTACTCTAGTGTTGTGGCAATCTGGGGTGATCTTGCAAAGGCGGCACAAAAAGAAAAGGATAAAGCCATTGAAACACCTGTCATCGCAATCATGACATGCACGAAGCTGAAGACATTCCGCA ATACTGTACAGATAAACACTGTCCCATCCTCGAGGATCTACATGAATCTGGATATCGACGCTGTCATTGCTATGCGCCAGAG GCTGATTGATGAAGGTTACACACCTGGCGAGGGAAATACAGCAACACCAGCGAACAGAACCGTGCATCAGATTGTAGAAACTATGTCACTGAATGAACTAAGTGAAAAAATCACTGAAGATTACATAAAG AAAAATATATTCTGTGTTGTCAAGATCGTAAGTGTTGAAGAAACTGGATGGTGGTGTAATAGTTGTGGAGGATGTGGATCCGAGGTTGAAAAACAAGATGGCAAGCTATTTTGCACCAGCTGCGAGCACTGCATTCCTGTTGCTGAGAAACG GTACAGAGTGGTCGTCCTTGGAGAGGACTCTACAGAAGCATACAACTTTGTTCTTATGGATCGTGCAGTGAAGAGGAAGGTTGGAATTTCTGCCACTAAAATGATCTCAGACAAGCTCAAG AATCAGACAAGTACGGATTTTCCTGAACAGATTAGAACTATATCAAGCAAAGAGCTCAGGCTGAAGTTGTTGATCAATGAAGATAACGTTAAAGTAAATAGCAGACTGTTTTTTGCTGTGGATGCCATTGATGCAAGTGCTCCTATTTCTGCTATTTGTTCGGTGTCAGGTACATACAGCACAACGTCTTCTATTGCCAAT AGCGCTGCTGTCAAGCTTTCGGAAGAGAATGACACGCCATCAACCTCAAAATCTTCTTCCAAAAGAGTGAAAACG GAACCGTGA